The genomic interval GCTACTAGACCACTCAATGGTGGATTGATCAACCTGCAGGAACTCTGTAATCTCCTTCGCCAGAGACGAAAAAGTGATCGCGGAGTTGTTTCTGAGGATGATTGCTTGCGTGCTATCAGTAAACTGAAGGTCTTGTGCTTTAGCATAAACCAAATTATGACTATTACTTCATATCAAAATGTGAtgtaaataagtaaataaaatatgcTTGACTCCTGTGGAGTTGCATACTGACGTGGCACAAAAATATCAGGTTCTAGGTAGCGGGTTCGAAGTTATTTCTGTTGGAAAGAAAAAACTTGTTCGTTCGGTTCCAACTGAGCTGAACAAAGACCATAATGAAATTCTAGAACTTGCCCAGGTAGCAGAtatttctcttttctttctGGAAATACTAATGTATAGACGTGTTTACTTGCCTCCTCCATTTTCCTGCTTTTTAAGAGTCACCGAATTATAAACTTTCTTGATCATGGCTTGTAATTGCTTGATGAGCACTTCGTTTACTTCAGGGTCAAGGATTTGTGACTGTCAGTGAAGTAGAAAGGAGGCTATCTTGGACTCCTGGCCGTGCTATTGATGCACTTGATACATTACTTGATGTAAGAAACTAATTTAAAACAAAGTTGTTTCTGTTACCTTATCtgataacatttaaaatatgaacCTCAAATCACATGTCTTATATGCAGGAGGGACTTGCAATGATTGATGATGGCCACAAAGATGGGAAACGGCGTTACTGGTTTCCTTGTGTATCCCCCATTTCGTCTTTGACAGGAATTGATTCCTTGTAAATTTGGTAGAAAAGAATCTGAGGTCAGGTTTTTCAAGACCTTTGTTTGATTGTTGTAAGCTTGCTAATTGGTTGTTCTTCTTGGATTCTTGACAGATTTGTTCTACAatgtgtaattaattttattttttttagtttactaTGTAAGTGACCTATGCTTTGATATCaagatatttttctaaaactGGACTTGAAAtgattcttatatttttttgtttatttcctATCACTTAAGCTATGTTTGGATTAATTTCTATGTTATGGATGCTTTTCAGTAAAATGATTTTATGGTTTTTTACACATGAAAATGTTAGACATCTTATTAGTGAAGATACCAGTTTCTAACAGAGAAGCCCTTAGCTCATAAACATTTATGGGAAAAGTTAAATAGGAGTTTCTTAACAAAATGAGATACATAAGCTAATTTGAACTTATAATGTGAACTTATACAATAagctattatttattaaaaaaactcatGATTATTGcaatattcttttaatatttatttttcttgagtGTCTCT from Cicer arietinum cultivar CDC Frontier isolate Library 1 chromosome 5, Cicar.CDCFrontier_v2.0, whole genome shotgun sequence carries:
- the LOC101506198 gene encoding vacuolar protein sorting-associated protein 22 homolog 1 translates to MRRRPGIGGLQTAAAARDQYRLLGENVAKIRTDMMKEQLSTFRSQLEDFARKHKNDIRKNPAFRSQFHEMCAKVGVDPLASNKGFWAELLGIGDFYYELGVQIVDICLATRPLNGGLINLQELCNLLRQRRKSDRGVVSEDDCLRAISKLKVLGSGFEVISVGKKKLVRSVPTELNKDHNEILELAQGQGFVTVSEVERRLSWTPGRAIDALDTLLDEGLAMIDDGHKDGKRRYWFPCVSPISSLTGIDSL